In one Syntrophales bacterium genomic region, the following are encoded:
- a CDS encoding DUF4384 domain-containing protein gives MQTKKSFFRRHTGKILSIFVVLTFFVPFFIYADDLITVIADGQAVLGEDTTPAWARSLALNNARRAAIEKASGVKVHGLSVVYNYQLISDLISAFSKGLIVKEEVLMDDLKADGKNVTYFIRIKAHVKPLEHKKPGSFRIVKAEVFRAGETSNTKNPVFQNNDEIQIRVGVNSDLFLNIFSVSQDGRITKLLPNRYFKNDRASTDRDFIFPDDIQRVTGLKLRVHSPKSLSSALETILIVATKEKVELLSNSKQAENTITDLMYELSELDQSLWVDKTIGYEVRR, from the coding sequence ATGCAGACGAAGAAGTCATTTTTTAGACGGCATACCGGAAAAATTTTGTCTATTTTTGTTGTCTTAACTTTCTTTGTCCCATTCTTTATTTATGCAGATGATTTAATCACCGTTATTGCCGATGGTCAGGCAGTGCTTGGTGAAGATACAACGCCTGCGTGGGCAAGGTCCCTTGCATTGAACAATGCGAGAAGGGCTGCTATTGAAAAGGCGTCAGGCGTTAAGGTTCACGGCCTGAGTGTTGTATATAATTATCAGCTTATCAGTGACCTGATTTCGGCTTTTTCGAAGGGCCTGATCGTAAAAGAGGAAGTCCTGATGGACGACCTCAAGGCAGACGGTAAAAATGTTACCTATTTCATAAGGATTAAAGCCCACGTAAAACCATTAGAACACAAAAAGCCGGGGAGCTTCAGAATTGTTAAGGCAGAAGTCTTTAGAGCCGGTGAAACCTCTAACACAAAAAACCCTGTTTTCCAGAACAATGACGAAATACAGATAAGGGTGGGTGTAAATTCCGACCTGTTCCTGAATATTTTCAGTGTCAGTCAGGATGGACGGATTACGAAACTTCTTCCCAATAGATATTTTAAGAATGACAGGGCATCTACCGACAGAGATTTTATTTTCCCCGATGACATCCAGAGAGTAACCGGACTGAAACTGAGAGTCCATTCCCCGAAAAGCCTCTCAAGTGCACTCGAAACAATCCTTATTGTAGCAACAAAAGAAAAAGTGGAGCTCCTTTCCAATAGTAAACAGGCAGAAAATACTATAACAGACCTTATGTATGAACTGTCCGAGCTTGATCAATCCCTCTGGGTGGATAAGACA